From one Actinomycetes bacterium genomic stretch:
- a CDS encoding aldose 1-epimerase family protein, translating to MKPAKIRNYGCRIKDSATYKDMRCLFLENRYLRVGILLDKGSDIFEFLYKPLDMDMVWLSPFGISNPQRFNLTKSQPAGRFMDYYQGGWQEIFPNGGGSCQYQGVEWGQHEEAALLPWSYRILRDEPEQIEVELSTEIRAMPLRLVKRLRLVKDQAELFIEEEAVNLSSVDLEVVWGHHLAYGRPFLGPGCTINIPAAKGKVYEHKSALDENIRPGTTFSWPHLPLTDGGTVDLSLIAGDNVQTAKFLYLSGLDQGRYEIINPRENIRLMVKWDKKVMPYVWYWQEFNKTRGYPWYKMSRVFGLEPFSTDIMGLDKTVAEGRGITIASGSQVHNSLTIGLSAINKEN from the coding sequence ATGAAACCAGCAAAGATAAGAAACTATGGTTGCAGAATAAAAGACAGCGCAACCTACAAAGATATGAGATGCCTGTTTCTGGAAAACCGCTATTTAAGGGTGGGTATTCTACTGGATAAGGGCTCGGATATTTTTGAATTCCTTTATAAGCCCCTGGATATGGATATGGTTTGGCTGTCTCCTTTTGGAATCAGTAACCCGCAGAGATTTAACTTAACCAAGAGCCAGCCGGCAGGCAGATTCATGGATTATTACCAGGGAGGCTGGCAGGAAATATTTCCCAATGGGGGAGGAAGCTGCCAGTATCAGGGGGTAGAGTGGGGACAGCATGAAGAGGCAGCCCTGCTTCCCTGGAGCTACAGAATTCTAAGAGATGAGCCTGAACAGATCGAGGTTGAGCTGTCTACGGAAATCAGGGCGATGCCCTTAAGGCTGGTAAAACGGCTCCGGCTGGTAAAGGACCAGGCTGAGCTGTTTATAGAGGAAGAAGCAGTAAATTTAAGTTCTGTTGACCTGGAAGTGGTCTGGGGACATCATCTGGCCTACGGCAGGCCCTTTCTTGGGCCGGGATGCACTATAAATATACCGGCTGCAAAGGGCAAGGTTTATGAACATAAGTCGGCGCTGGATGAAAATATCCGGCCGGGCACTACTTTTAGCTGGCCCCATCTGCCCTTAACCGACGGGGGCACAGTGGACCTGTCGCTCATAGCCGGGGACAATGTCCAGACTGCCAAGTTTCTGTACCTTTCCGGCCTGGACCAGGGACGGTATGAAATAATCAATCCCCGGGAAAATATAAGGCTGATGGTGAAGTGGGATAAAAAAGTTATGCCTTATGTCTGGTACTGGCAGGAATTTAATAAAACCAGGGGCTACCCCTGGTATAAGATGTCCAGGGTGTTTGGTCTGGAGCCTTTCAGTACCGATATTATGGGACTGGATAAAACTGTGGCTGAAGGAAGGGGCATAACCATAGCCTCGGGCTCACAGGTCCATAACTCTTTAACTATTGGATTGAGTGCAATCAATAAGGAAAATTAA
- a CDS encoding glycerol-3-phosphate responsive antiterminator yields MEDLNPRLLLKNLKDNPVIPCTNDFSLISSPRFSNIKIILMYDLDIINLFKIAKKNLEIKKEIILNVDMIKGISCDKNGLGFLKQYLHINTIASSSPKVINYAKKLGFTIVQTLFMFDTKSLEKGIELIQQSKPHFIDIRPGISYLIIEKTLKKRITNIPIICSGLIQKESDIKNILSKNATAVTTSNQALWNLYV; encoded by the coding sequence ATGGAAGATTTAAATCCCAGGCTATTGCTCAAAAACCTCAAGGACAACCCGGTGATACCCTGCACTAATGACTTTTCCCTTATCTCCAGTCCCCGGTTTAGTAATATTAAAATAATTTTAATGTATGACCTGGACATCATAAACCTGTTTAAGATAGCCAAGAAGAATCTGGAGATTAAAAAGGAAATAATCCTCAATGTGGATATGATAAAGGGTATTTCCTGCGATAAAAACGGGCTTGGTTTTTTAAAACAGTACCTGCATATCAATACTATTGCATCCTCCAGTCCTAAAGTAATAAACTATGCCAAAAAACTGGGCTTTACCATTGTGCAAACCCTGTTTATGTTTGATACCAAATCCCTGGAAAAAGGGATAGAGCTAATCCAGCAGAGCAAGCCCCATTTTATAGATATCAGGCCGGGTATTTCCTACCTGATAATTGAAAAAACACTAAAAAAAAGAATCACCAATATACCCATTATCTGTTCCGGACTTATACAGAAAGAATCAGATATCAAAAACATATTAAGCAAAAACGCCACTGCAGTTACTACCAGCAACCAGGCCTTATGGAATCTTTATGTTTAA
- a CDS encoding (Fe-S)-binding protein, whose protein sequence is MSFDDRSNRQCIYCHNFCKFCCPSFNATKDHKILETNKNYLFYLFQKKATELKQADGRSFYLCNDCRRCEQFCWDDGKQVMENNRAAKAAALKEGVAPRPVYDIKDNLEKYGNFFGQKPGNPPADREREYDVYLYAGEYAQNFEPELIRQFGGLLDSMGFSYIYDPSEVSSGVLARDLGAEELSSKLMKQNYEKIEKYNFKQLVALAPEDYYAFSCEYEKEGLKWGQKVLHYTQFLADNLDRVKTVSSEPVKYMYFDPCKLGRYCGLYDQPRAVLKKLLGSEGVEFFRNREQASCCGGYIRLLDEQVAGNMAGQIINECRASGCGFLVTSCPLCLSNLKAANGSHPLQIVDIIEVASSSVTGKT, encoded by the coding sequence ATGAGCTTTGATGACAGGTCCAACCGGCAGTGCATATATTGCCATAATTTTTGCAAGTTTTGCTGTCCTTCATTTAATGCTACCAAGGATCATAAAATCCTGGAAACCAATAAAAATTATCTGTTTTACCTGTTTCAAAAGAAGGCTACAGAATTAAAGCAGGCTGACGGGCGCTCTTTTTATCTCTGCAATGATTGCCGCCGATGTGAACAGTTCTGCTGGGATGATGGCAAACAGGTAATGGAAAACAACCGGGCTGCAAAAGCTGCCGCCCTGAAGGAGGGGGTGGCCCCCCGTCCGGTATATGATATTAAGGACAACCTGGAAAAGTACGGCAATTTCTTTGGACAGAAACCAGGAAACCCGCCCGCTGACAGAGAAAGGGAGTATGATGTGTACCTGTATGCTGGAGAGTATGCCCAAAATTTTGAGCCGGAACTTATCCGGCAGTTTGGCGGCCTTCTTGATTCCATGGGTTTTTCCTATATCTACGACCCCAGTGAGGTATCCAGCGGGGTGCTGGCCAGGGATCTGGGAGCAGAAGAGCTTTCCAGCAAGCTGATGAAGCAGAATTATGAAAAAATAGAGAAATACAATTTTAAGCAGCTGGTGGCCCTTGCTCCCGAAGATTATTATGCTTTCAGTTGTGAATACGAAAAGGAAGGGCTTAAATGGGGCCAAAAAGTGCTCCATTATACCCAGTTTTTGGCTGATAACCTGGACAGGGTTAAAACTGTTTCCAGTGAGCCGGTTAAATACATGTATTTTGATCCCTGTAAACTGGGCAGATACTGCGGCCTGTATGACCAGCCCAGGGCGGTACTGAAAAAACTCCTAGGATCAGAAGGAGTAGAGTTTTTTAGAAACAGAGAGCAGGCCTCCTGTTGCGGAGGCTATATCCGGCTGCTGGATGAGCAGGTGGCCGGGAATATGGCCGGGCAGATAATTAATGAATGCAGGGCCAGTGGCTGCGGTTTTCTGGTGACTTCCTGCCCTCTGTGCTTAAGCAATCTTAAGGCAGCCAATGGCAGTCATCCTTTGCAGATTGTAGATATTATAGAGGTGGCCAGCAGCAGTGTAACCGGAAAGACTTAA
- a CDS encoding FAD-binding oxidoreductase yields the protein MISESIMERLGKEIGSQNITTNPNDLFTLSRDVTPICYKWIDLYGQPPASAEVALFPQNMEHLKSILRIANQEKIPVNVYGGGSGTVGGIIPVEGGITIDMSHFDRIQGIDHQSLVVKTEAGVIAQNLEDYLNLRGYTFRHYPQSFRSASIGGLIATKSVGQFSTKYGGIEDFLVGIEAVLPNQEVIELTDTPRSSTGPDIKNMFIGSEGILGIITRANLKIYRLPEKMNFQCYLYQDIYAGLDSIRDILQSGLAPPVVRLYNRQESKLKFENIGFSYQGCLLVLCYEGKSELVEAQSRVSEQICSKNGGKNIGDTLGKMWYENRFDTRHIMEKDEEFGGISDAIEISASWSRIKGIYYEIERYFNQRNIVVASHFSHAYTHGISSYSIFYVNREDEQQAIDEFYKIWNDIMELTLKMGGSISHHHGIGMIKNKMLKKELGPGYGLLRDIKNAVDKNNILTRGKLI from the coding sequence ATGATTAGTGAAAGCATTATGGAGAGGCTGGGCAAAGAAATAGGCAGCCAGAATATCACCACCAATCCCAATGATCTGTTTACCCTGTCCAGGGATGTTACCCCTATTTGCTACAAATGGATAGACCTGTACGGTCAGCCGCCGGCAAGTGCTGAAGTAGCTTTATTTCCCCAAAACATGGAGCATCTGAAAAGCATTTTAAGAATCGCCAACCAGGAAAAAATACCGGTAAATGTATACGGGGGCGGTTCCGGCACGGTGGGCGGAATTATACCGGTAGAGGGGGGCATAACCATCGATATGTCACATTTTGACCGGATTCAGGGTATTGACCACCAGTCACTGGTAGTTAAAACGGAAGCAGGGGTAATAGCACAAAATTTAGAGGATTACCTGAATCTGCGGGGCTATACTTTCAGGCATTATCCTCAGTCTTTCCGGTCAGCCTCCATTGGCGGGTTGATTGCTACCAAATCAGTGGGTCAGTTTTCCACTAAATACGGAGGCATAGAGGATTTCCTGGTAGGCATAGAGGCGGTTTTGCCCAACCAGGAGGTAATTGAACTTACCGATACCCCCAGAAGCTCCACCGGACCGGATATAAAGAACATGTTTATAGGTTCCGAGGGAATCCTGGGCATAATTACCAGGGCCAATCTAAAAATTTACCGGCTTCCGGAGAAGATGAATTTTCAGTGCTACCTGTACCAGGATATTTATGCCGGGCTGGATTCCATAAGGGATATACTGCAGAGCGGCTTGGCTCCGCCGGTAGTAAGGCTTTACAACCGTCAGGAATCAAAACTGAAATTTGAAAATATTGGTTTTAGCTATCAGGGCTGCCTGCTGGTACTCTGCTATGAAGGCAAATCGGAGCTGGTGGAGGCGCAAAGCAGGGTATCCGAGCAGATATGTTCAAAAAACGGGGGAAAAAACATCGGGGATACCCTGGGAAAGATGTGGTATGAAAACAGGTTTGACACCAGGCATATCATGGAAAAAGATGAGGAATTCGGGGGCATATCCGATGCCATAGAGATTTCTGCTTCCTGGTCCAGGATAAAGGGTATCTACTATGAAATTGAGAGATATTTTAACCAGAGAAATATTGTGGTAGCATCTCATTTTTCCCATGCCTATACCCATGGCATTTCTTCCTACAGCATATTTTATGTTAACCGGGAGGATGAGCAGCAGGCTATTGATGAGTTTTATAAAATCTGGAATGACATAATGGAGCTTACGCTTAAGATGGGGGGATCCATCAGCCACCACCATGGTATCGGGATGATTAAAAATAAGATGCTCAAGAAAGAGCTGGGGCCGGGATACGGGCTGCTTAGGGATATAAAAAATGCGGTGGATAAAAACAATATCCTTACCAGGGGTAAACTGATTTGA
- a CDS encoding cobalamin-dependent protein (Presence of a B(12) (cobalamin)-binding domain implies dependence on cobalamin itself, in one of its several forms, or in some unusual lineages, dependence on a cobalamin-like analog.): MSEIINELKEAIFAFNGKLSRQLAAEALEGGKQPEEILEGMTEAIRKIGDGFESGELFLPELVGAASAMSEAISVVEENLEKTGKKVEKTSTIVLGTVKGDIHDIGKTMVKAFLVAENFRVIDLGVDVAPEEFLEAIEKYDPEILALSALLTTTVAEQRKIIEILKEKGMRDRVKVIIGGAATNQEFADEIGADGYETTAPRAPRLCKSLLGKE; encoded by the coding sequence ATGTCTGAAATTATCAACGAACTAAAAGAGGCCATCTTTGCCTTCAACGGAAAGCTTTCCCGGCAATTGGCCGCCGAGGCATTAGAAGGAGGCAAACAGCCCGAAGAAATTTTGGAGGGAATGACTGAAGCCATCAGAAAGATTGGAGATGGGTTTGAAAGCGGAGAACTGTTTCTCCCGGAATTAGTGGGAGCAGCCAGTGCCATGTCAGAGGCCATTTCGGTAGTAGAAGAGAACCTGGAAAAGACCGGAAAGAAGGTAGAAAAGACCAGCACCATAGTGCTGGGCACAGTTAAAGGTGATATCCATGATATAGGAAAGACCATGGTAAAAGCATTTCTGGTAGCCGAGAATTTTAGAGTAATTGATCTGGGTGTAGATGTGGCTCCCGAGGAATTTTTGGAAGCAATAGAAAAGTACGATCCTGAAATCCTGGCCCTTTCTGCCCTTTTAACTACCACCGTAGCAGAACAGAGAAAAATAATTGAAATCCTCAAAGAAAAAGGAATGAGAGACAGGGTGAAAGTGATAATAGGAGGAGCTGCTACCAACCAGGAATTTGCCGATGAAATAGGCGCAGACGGCTATGAAACTACTGCCCCCAGGGCACCCAGGTTATGCAAAAGTTTACTAGGAAAGGAGTGA
- a CDS encoding trimethylamine methyltransferase family protein — translation MAYEKGIKRNIRPLEILNQEQIEVIHKKTLEVLQNTGVRFESKRALKLFKHNGCQVDEDKKLVKFPTWLVEDCLHKCPSNFQVKGRGSGQGFNFGGNTTHFLPFPGKDTIDLETWEPRPPTRKEFYDVVKVMDALETVHYTGSYVPWFGFKNTPAVMQMLEGDAANFRNSTMPLHCNYGNDCEIFAIEMAKALGAINLGVVAISPPLTYQEDACISAFRNVEAGFPLYIQSGATYGSTSPVTAAGATVTNNAELMAGVVLAQLIKPGTGVLVSDFGFSQNMRSGYPVFGRIESSLHQVVFNQIWRRYNIPIGNHSTGTSNSKRIDYQCGYEKTTSCWLSLLSGANEIGFHGCIYGELSFHPAQLILDDDVAAMIGRFLEGIQINDETLAIDVINEVGPIPGTYLTQEHTRKWWKKEQFIPQSADNLTYMEWMEADKKDCIQYAMERMEKIVETYKPEPLPDKEEEAIENIMKEARKHYRKTGLISDKEWEVYKKDLTSPGYPYY, via the coding sequence ATGGCATATGAAAAAGGAATTAAACGGAATATACGCCCCCTGGAGATTTTAAACCAGGAACAGATAGAGGTAATCCATAAAAAAACCCTGGAAGTTCTGCAGAACACAGGGGTAAGGTTTGAAAGCAAAAGAGCCTTGAAACTTTTTAAACATAACGGCTGCCAGGTTGATGAGGACAAAAAGCTGGTAAAATTCCCTACATGGCTGGTAGAGGATTGCCTGCATAAATGCCCCAGCAACTTCCAGGTCAAAGGCCGGGGATCCGGCCAGGGATTTAATTTCGGAGGCAATACCACCCATTTCCTGCCTTTCCCGGGCAAAGATACCATTGATCTGGAAACCTGGGAACCCAGACCTCCCACCAGGAAAGAATTTTACGATGTGGTCAAAGTAATGGATGCGCTGGAGACGGTTCACTATACAGGATCCTATGTGCCCTGGTTTGGCTTTAAGAATACTCCTGCAGTTATGCAGATGCTGGAAGGAGACGCTGCCAATTTCAGGAATAGCACCATGCCCCTTCACTGCAATTATGGTAATGACTGCGAAATATTTGCCATAGAAATGGCCAAAGCCCTGGGTGCCATTAATCTGGGTGTAGTGGCCATATCGCCCCCTCTAACCTATCAGGAAGATGCCTGTATTTCCGCCTTCAGGAATGTTGAGGCTGGATTTCCCCTGTATATACAGAGCGGCGCCACCTATGGCTCAACCTCACCGGTTACTGCCGCCGGAGCTACAGTAACCAATAATGCTGAATTAATGGCCGGAGTAGTCCTGGCCCAGCTTATAAAGCCGGGAACCGGGGTTCTGGTAAGCGATTTTGGTTTCTCCCAGAACATGCGCTCGGGCTATCCGGTTTTCGGGAGAATAGAAAGCTCCCTGCATCAGGTGGTATTTAACCAGATCTGGCGAAGATACAACATACCAATAGGCAACCACTCTACAGGAACCTCCAATTCCAAAAGGATAGATTACCAGTGCGGTTACGAGAAAACAACCTCCTGCTGGCTGTCCCTGTTATCCGGAGCAAATGAAATAGGTTTTCATGGCTGTATATACGGGGAGCTGTCATTCCACCCTGCCCAGTTAATCCTGGATGACGATGTTGCAGCAATGATTGGCCGTTTCCTGGAGGGCATCCAGATAAACGATGAAACCCTGGCCATAGATGTCATCAATGAGGTGGGCCCCATTCCCGGCACCTATCTTACCCAGGAACATACCAGGAAGTGGTGGAAAAAAGAACAGTTTATCCCCCAGAGCGCCGACAATCTGACCTATATGGAATGGATGGAAGCAGACAAAAAAGACTGTATCCAGTATGCAATGGAACGGATGGAAAAAATAGTGGAAACTTACAAACCGGAGCCTCTGCCGGATAAGGAGGAAGAGGCCATAGAGAATATAATGAAAGAAGCCCGAAAGCATTACCGTAAAACCGGGCTGATATCGGATAAGGAATGGGAGGTCTATAAAAAAGACCTGACCTCTCCGGGGTATCCCTATTATTAA
- a CDS encoding NifU family protein — protein MKEKLEEALDEIRPSLQADGGDVELVDVSDDGVVKVKLTGACGGCPMSQITLAQGIERVLKEKIPEVKKVVGV, from the coding sequence TTGAAGGAAAAATTAGAAGAAGCATTGGATGAAATAAGACCTTCTCTGCAGGCAGACGGCGGAGATGTGGAGTTAGTAGATGTAAGTGATGATGGAGTGGTAAAGGTAAAGCTTACCGGTGCATGCGGCGGATGCCCCATGTCCCAGATTACTTTAGCCCAGGGCATTGAAAGAGTGCTTAAGGAAAAAATTCCTGAAGTAAAAAAAGTTGTAGGAGTATAG
- a CDS encoding 4Fe-4S binding protein, which yields MKNVARIISQIAFLIIFIFLILQGQMIVWLIVFGATLIAAIFFGRIYCGWICPINTAMRPINWLVKKMGYKRLGVPGILKSRALPWIMLALMAVAIVVTRIVKVNIPILFIILGLGAILAFIFQPEVFHKYICPYGALQGLPGRVARKSYVVNQENCDGCSICRSVCQAEAVTVGNKKAEIDKTFCLQCGVCEQNCPQETIRYQSTGK from the coding sequence ATGAAGAATGTGGCCAGGATAATATCACAGATTGCTTTTTTAATTATTTTTATTTTTCTAATACTTCAGGGACAGATGATTGTCTGGCTGATTGTCTTTGGGGCAACCCTTATAGCAGCCATCTTTTTTGGAAGAATTTACTGCGGATGGATATGCCCCATTAATACTGCAATGAGGCCTATAAACTGGCTGGTGAAAAAAATGGGTTACAAACGGTTAGGTGTACCCGGGATATTGAAGTCAAGGGCTTTACCATGGATAATGCTGGCCCTTATGGCAGTGGCCATAGTAGTTACCCGTATAGTTAAGGTAAACATACCCATACTGTTTATAATACTGGGCCTGGGAGCAATACTTGCCTTTATATTCCAGCCTGAAGTTTTCCATAAATATATATGCCCCTATGGAGCCCTGCAGGGCCTGCCGGGCAGGGTTGCCAGAAAATCTTATGTGGTAAATCAAGAAAATTGCGATGGCTGCAGCATATGCAGGTCGGTTTGCCAAGCGGAAGCGGTGACCGTTGGGAACAAAAAGGCAGAAATTGATAAAACTTTCTGCCTGCAATGCGGGGTGTGTGAGCAAAACTGCCCCCAGGAAACCATCAGGTACCAGTCAACCGGCAAATAG
- a CDS encoding Crp/Fnr family transcriptional regulator, whose protein sequence is MDIDISQLGQSSIFEGLSPREIEDVLEQIFYTIKPYSQGQIIFSQHRLSHSLGIILEGKVKVAKFLPSGKNIIIARFTPPASFGEGTVFSQQEFNPSTVMADSRARILFIDQANLLKLFAVNQQIMTNFLKLLSRRLLLLNQKISLLSLSSIREKLSYYLLDLSDKQNSLTVRLPYTRTYLANYLCIPRPSLSRELSRMQKDGLILSEGRKITIIDIQALENLLL, encoded by the coding sequence ATGGATATTGATATCAGCCAGCTTGGCCAAAGCAGCATTTTTGAAGGACTTTCCCCTAGAGAAATAGAAGATGTGCTGGAACAGATCTTTTATACCATAAAGCCATACAGCCAGGGACAGATAATATTTTCCCAGCACCGTTTATCCCATAGCCTTGGCATAATATTGGAGGGCAAGGTAAAGGTAGCCAAGTTTCTGCCCAGCGGCAAAAACATAATAATCGCCAGGTTTACCCCTCCGGCTAGTTTCGGGGAAGGTACAGTATTCTCACAGCAGGAATTTAACCCTTCCACGGTTATGGCCGACTCCAGGGCCAGAATTTTATTTATAGACCAGGCCAACCTTTTAAAATTATTCGCTGTAAACCAGCAGATAATGACCAATTTTTTAAAACTTCTATCCCGGAGGCTGCTGCTTCTTAACCAGAAAATCAGCCTGCTCTCCTTAAGCTCCATAAGGGAAAAATTATCCTATTACCTGCTGGACCTGTCAGATAAACAGAATTCCCTGACCGTCAGGCTCCCCTATACCAGAACCTATCTGGCCAACTATTTATGTATCCCCCGGCCATCCCTGTCCAGGGAACTGTCCCGCATGCAGAAAGATGGCCTCATACTGTCTGAAGGCAGAAAAATAACTATTATAGATATTCAGGCACTGGAAAATTTACTGCTATAA
- a CDS encoding nucleotidyltransferase domain-containing protein → MLNILFSSKTRVEILELFLFNADDSFYQRQISKLTSQHIRGVQREVEKIGLIVSSAQGNRIYYKLNQDCPIAQDLKNVFLKTVGVAEIIRESFKEEGIKFAFIYGSYARGEENLSSDIDLMVIGDISSKRLSSILSEPRGKLMREINYAVFSLDKFIKKATEKDHFINSILNDKKIYIIGNEDELRRLTEPGHSKAS, encoded by the coding sequence ATGCTAAATATACTTTTTTCTTCCAAAACAAGGGTGGAGATATTAGAACTATTTTTGTTTAATGCTGATGATAGTTTCTACCAGAGGCAGATCTCTAAGCTTACCTCTCAGCACATAAGGGGGGTTCAGCGTGAGGTAGAAAAAATTGGCTTAATTGTAAGCTCAGCACAGGGTAACAGGATTTATTATAAGTTAAACCAGGATTGTCCCATAGCCCAGGACTTAAAAAATGTTTTTTTAAAAACTGTAGGGGTAGCAGAAATCATAAGAGAGAGCTTTAAAGAAGAGGGAATTAAATTTGCTTTCATCTATGGCTCTTATGCCAGGGGAGAGGAAAACCTGTCAAGCGATATTGACTTAATGGTTATCGGAGATATCTCCTCTAAAAGGCTTTCAAGCATCCTATCGGAGCCCAGGGGAAAACTAATGCGGGAGATTAATTATGCGGTTTTTTCATTAGATAAATTTATAAAAAAAGCAACAGAAAAAGACCATTTTATAAACTCTATCCTAAATGATAAGAAGATATACATTATAGGAAACGAAGATGAACTTAGAAGACTTACTGAACCAGGGCATAGTAAAGCATCATGA
- a CDS encoding prohibitin family protein produces MEPQSKLIPKIIIGVIIFVVALIVLFNAIVIVQAGNVQVLTQFGKTVGVTFKPGIHFKIPFIQNTVNYSTRQVTYETSDQPEASRAVYTDYSVDTTSSDGQQVQLKYTIRFSIDSSQAEWVLNNIGTMDELVEKVVKTEARSLARNIPKKYTAFQLYSEQVFVVQSELAETLRPIFERNGVIMDEFLLRKIDFTDEYFTILEEKQIAEERIEVERNVLEQERIKKEQTIIKAEAEAEQITIKGESLREYPEIIQLEFIQKLSPNISWGILPDSIVPLIDLGDLQKDLDDYEAPPTTTNEPEIEEEAEEEEPLLGE; encoded by the coding sequence ATGGAACCGCAATCCAAGCTAATACCTAAAATTATAATAGGGGTGATTATCTTTGTAGTTGCCCTTATTGTTCTTTTTAACGCTATTGTCATTGTGCAGGCAGGTAATGTGCAAGTGCTGACCCAGTTTGGAAAAACTGTGGGAGTTACATTTAAGCCAGGCATTCATTTTAAGATTCCCTTTATACAGAACACAGTAAATTATTCTACCAGGCAGGTTACATATGAAACCAGTGACCAACCTGAAGCAAGCCGGGCAGTTTACACCGATTATTCGGTTGATACCACTTCTTCTGACGGACAACAGGTGCAATTAAAGTATACAATCAGGTTCTCCATTGACAGCAGCCAGGCAGAATGGGTATTAAACAATATTGGAACCATGGATGAATTGGTAGAGAAGGTAGTCAAGACAGAAGCAAGATCCCTTGCCAGGAATATACCTAAAAAATATACTGCCTTCCAGCTTTATTCAGAGCAAGTTTTTGTTGTACAGTCAGAGCTTGCAGAAACCCTCAGACCCATATTTGAGAGAAATGGGGTTATAATGGACGAGTTCCTATTAAGAAAAATTGATTTTACTGATGAATACTTTACTATTCTTGAAGAAAAGCAGATTGCTGAAGAAAGGATAGAGGTTGAAAGAAATGTATTGGAGCAGGAAAGGATAAAGAAAGAACAAACCATAATTAAGGCTGAAGCAGAGGCTGAACAAATTACTATCAAGGGTGAATCCCTGAGAGAATACCCAGAGATTATACAGCTGGAGTTTATACAGAAGCTTTCTCCAAACATAAGCTGGGGGATATTGCCTGATAGCATAGTTCCGCTAATAGATTTAGGCGACCTTCAAAAAGATTTAGATGATTATGAAGCACCACCTACAACAACCAATGAACCAGAAATAGAAGAAGAAGCTGAAGAGGAGGAGCCCTTGCTGGGAGAATAG
- the rpoD gene encoding RNA polymerase sigma factor RpoD, with protein MDKESKQKKIKSLISKGKAEGTLTFEEITDTLPRLDLSKSQIENIYNAIHRLDIDILGKDGALSKKKNKTAKKKADNFIKFSNNNSVSTYLKEIGKTRLLSAVEETQLAKRVEAGDLAAKQALIKANLRLVVSVAKKYTGRGITFLDRIQEGNLGLIKAVEKFDYRKGYKFSTYATWWIRQGITRAISDQARTIRVPVHMCDNINKIIKVQRRLVQELDRDPSAEEISDEMEFTPDKIREIIKISQQPVSLETPIGEEGNTHLSDFIEDAEAKKPADAASFAMLQKQIQQVLGTLTGRERKILELRFGLHDGHPRTLEEVGREFGVTRERIRQIQFKTLCKLRKTSKSKVLKDYF; from the coding sequence ATAGATAAAGAAAGCAAACAGAAAAAAATAAAATCTTTGATATCTAAAGGCAAAGCAGAGGGCACGCTTACATTTGAAGAAATTACTGATACCCTGCCCAGATTAGATTTGTCGAAATCCCAAATTGAAAATATCTATAATGCGATACACAGGCTGGATATAGATATCTTGGGCAAAGATGGGGCCCTGTCGAAAAAAAAGAATAAAACTGCCAAGAAAAAGGCAGATAATTTCATCAAGTTCTCAAATAATAACTCTGTGAGCACGTACTTGAAAGAGATAGGCAAAACAAGGCTTCTTTCAGCAGTCGAGGAAACCCAGCTGGCAAAAAGGGTTGAGGCAGGAGACCTTGCTGCCAAACAGGCCCTGATAAAAGCAAACTTAAGGCTGGTGGTAAGTGTTGCCAAAAAATATACCGGAAGAGGAATAACCTTTCTTGACCGTATACAGGAAGGCAACCTTGGCTTGATAAAGGCAGTTGAAAAGTTTGACTACAGAAAGGGTTACAAATTTTCAACCTATGCAACCTGGTGGATAAGGCAGGGTATAACCAGGGCCATATCTGATCAGGCAAGAACCATAAGGGTGCCCGTACATATGTGTGATAATATAAATAAAATAATAAAGGTGCAGCGGAGACTAGTCCAGGAGCTGGACAGGGATCCTTCAGCCGAAGAAATTTCAGATGAGATGGAATTTACTCCGGACAAAATAAGGGAGATAATAAAAATAAGCCAGCAGCCGGTATCACTGGAGACTCCTATTGGTGAAGAAGGAAATACCCATCTTTCAGATTTTATAGAAGACGCAGAAGCCAAAAAGCCTGCTGATGCTGCATCATTCGCCATGCTCCAGAAACAAATACAGCAGGTTTTAGGTACCCTTACCGGCAGGGAAAGAAAGATTTTAGAGCTTAGGTTTGGGTTGCACGACGGACACCCGAGAACTCTTGAAGAAGTAGGAAGGGAATTTGGTGTTACCAGGGAAAGAATCAGGCAAATACAATTTAAAACCCTCTGCAAACTAAGGAAAACCAGCAAAAGCAAAGTATTAAAAGATTACTTTTAA